The following coding sequences are from one Epilithonimonas vandammei window:
- a CDS encoding glutaminyl-peptide cyclotransferase: MKKIFISSVLALLLLASCNKDKEILTTLNDYNIGKQNQGYHFGDKIQIPKDVMDYAEAITITYNDKETDKLTIDPSFFSLGENDITFNIKTKNGEVLQQDATINVFAKTAPEKLNYEIVNQYPHHTDHFTEGFEAHGNIIYESVGLEGKSKIIKYNLGSTQPIQEVPQYNEFSEGLTVFGDKIYQLTYRSKKGFIYDSNIKLIKEFSYPEVMAEGWGMTNDGKNLIVSDGTKFIYFLNPDNPSQIVRSIAVASNTEGYDQINELEYHDGFIYANVWHKPIILKIAPDTGEVRAILDFSELISKQNLSDSESVLNGIAFKGENMLVTGKNWSKIYEVILK, translated from the coding sequence ATGAAGAAAATTTTCATATCATCTGTCTTGGCTTTGCTTTTACTCGCAAGCTGTAATAAAGACAAAGAAATTCTTACTACGTTAAACGACTATAATATAGGGAAACAAAACCAGGGTTATCATTTTGGTGACAAAATCCAGATTCCGAAAGATGTGATGGATTATGCAGAAGCCATCACCATTACTTATAACGACAAAGAAACCGATAAGCTGACAATAGATCCGAGCTTTTTTTCACTTGGAGAAAACGACATCACCTTCAACATCAAAACCAAAAACGGCGAAGTTTTACAACAGGATGCTACCATCAATGTTTTTGCGAAAACTGCTCCTGAAAAACTCAACTATGAAATTGTCAATCAGTATCCTCACCACACAGATCACTTTACAGAAGGTTTTGAAGCTCACGGCAACATTATCTATGAGAGTGTAGGTCTGGAAGGTAAGTCTAAAATTATAAAATATAATCTTGGCAGCACTCAACCCATTCAGGAAGTTCCTCAGTATAATGAATTTTCTGAAGGACTAACTGTTTTCGGAGATAAAATCTACCAGCTAACCTACAGATCTAAGAAAGGTTTTATTTATGATTCTAATATCAAATTAATAAAAGAATTTTCTTATCCTGAAGTTATGGCAGAAGGCTGGGGAATGACCAATGATGGGAAAAACCTAATCGTTTCCGACGGAACTAAATTTATTTATTTCCTGAATCCTGATAATCCGTCACAAATTGTAAGATCTATTGCCGTTGCAAGCAACACCGAAGGCTATGACCAGATCAATGAGCTGGAGTATCATGATGGATTTATATATGCTAATGTTTGGCACAAACCTATTATTTTAAAAATTGCCCCTGACACAGGAGAAGTAAGAGCTATTCTAGATTTTTCGGAACTTATAAGTAAACAAAACCTATCAGATTCTGAATCTGTCCTGAACGGCATTGCCTTCAAAGGGGAAAACATGCTCGTTACAGGGAAAAACTGGAGCAAGATTTATGAAGTCATTTTAAAGTAA
- a CDS encoding dihydrofolate reductase, whose protein sequence is MITIVAAIGRNNALGKDNQLLWRLPKDLRHFKGLTENHPVVMGRKTYESIGKPLPDRTNIVVSRKSGWFEEGILIVSTLKEALKFAKKINENIFIIGGGEIYKQTMDQADRLEITLVDADPDADTFFPAIDPKIWQKTDEKCFEKDEKNEYSFCFQTFERLIKS, encoded by the coding sequence ATGATAACAATTGTTGCTGCAATAGGTCGTAATAATGCCTTGGGAAAAGATAACCAGCTACTGTGGCGTCTTCCAAAAGATCTCAGACATTTCAAAGGACTTACTGAAAATCATCCTGTGGTAATGGGCCGTAAAACTTATGAAAGCATCGGTAAACCGTTGCCAGACCGTACTAATATTGTTGTCAGCAGAAAATCTGGCTGGTTTGAGGAAGGGATCTTGATAGTGTCCACTTTGAAAGAAGCACTCAAATTTGCAAAGAAAATTAATGAGAATATTTTTATAATCGGCGGCGGCGAGATTTATAAACAAACGATGGATCAGGCAGATCGTTTGGAGATTACTTTAGTGGATGCAGATCCCGATGCAGATACTTTTTTTCCGGCAATCGATCCTAAAATCTGGCAGAAAACAGATGAAAAATGTTTTGAGAAGGACGAAAAGAATGAATATAGTTTTTGTTTCCAGACCTTCGAGAGGTTAATAAAGTCCTAA